A single genomic interval of Mycolicibacterium sp. MU0053 harbors:
- a CDS encoding glycosyltransferase, whose translation MKFALACYGTRGDVEPSVSIGRELQRRGHDVRLAVPPDLVEFAEAAGLVAVPYGPELPRFLQEEFLRNFWTQLLRNPLGSLRELWRPIVEYWGETSTTLASLAAGADLLSTGLNYEQPAANVAEHYDIPLATLHHFPMRPNGRLVPMLPSVLVRSAGTISEWMLWRMTKEVEDAQRLELGLPKATAPSPRRIAARESLEIQAYDAVSVPGLAAEWSTWGDRRPFVGALTMGLATETDAEVTSWIADGTPPICFATGSIPVASPAETVEMISAACAQLGERALVCGGGTDFSGVGHSAHVKVVGTVNYATVFPACRAIVHHGGSGTTAASLRAGVPTLILWSSADQPYWGNQLKRLKVGASRRLSSTSEKSLTADLRRILTPEHASRARAVATMMTEPSQSVTKAADLFEGAVRRRAR comes from the coding sequence CACGACGTCCGCTTGGCGGTGCCGCCGGACCTGGTCGAGTTCGCCGAGGCGGCCGGGCTGGTCGCGGTCCCCTACGGCCCCGAGCTGCCGCGATTCCTGCAGGAGGAATTCCTTCGGAATTTCTGGACGCAGCTGCTGCGAAACCCGCTCGGCTCACTGCGGGAATTGTGGCGGCCGATCGTCGAGTACTGGGGTGAGACCAGCACGACCCTCGCCTCCCTGGCGGCCGGCGCCGACCTGCTGTCGACCGGCCTGAACTACGAACAGCCCGCGGCCAACGTCGCCGAGCATTACGACATCCCCCTGGCCACCCTGCACCATTTCCCGATGCGACCCAACGGCCGCCTGGTGCCCATGCTGCCGTCGGTGCTGGTGCGCTCCGCGGGGACGATCTCGGAGTGGATGCTGTGGCGCATGACCAAAGAGGTCGAGGACGCGCAGCGGCTCGAACTCGGGCTACCGAAGGCCACTGCCCCTTCCCCGCGCCGAATTGCCGCCCGCGAGTCACTGGAAATCCAGGCCTACGACGCGGTTTCAGTCCCCGGACTGGCAGCGGAATGGTCCACTTGGGGCGACCGGCGTCCCTTCGTCGGAGCGTTGACGATGGGATTGGCCACCGAGACCGACGCGGAGGTCACGTCCTGGATCGCCGATGGGACGCCTCCGATATGCTTCGCGACTGGCAGCATTCCGGTCGCGTCCCCGGCCGAGACAGTCGAGATGATCAGTGCCGCATGCGCGCAACTGGGCGAGCGCGCATTGGTCTGCGGTGGCGGGACCGACTTCAGCGGCGTGGGGCATTCCGCCCACGTCAAGGTGGTGGGCACCGTGAACTATGCGACAGTATTCCCCGCGTGCCGAGCGATCGTGCATCACGGAGGCTCCGGCACCACGGCCGCGAGCCTGCGCGCCGGCGTTCCCACCCTGATCCTGTGGAGTTCCGCAGACCAGCCCTACTGGGGAAATCAGCTGAAACGGCTGAAGGTAGGGGCTTCCCGACGTCTCTCCAGCACTTCCGAAAAATCGTTGACCGCCGACCTGCGCCGCATCCTCACGCCGGAACATGCAAGTCGGGCCCGTGCGGTCGCCACCATGATGACCGAACCCAGCCAAAGCGTCACCAAGGCCGCGGACCTCTTCGAAGGTGCGGTGCGCCGGCGGGCGCGTTGA